The following proteins come from a genomic window of Thiothrix winogradskyi:
- the cas2 gene encoding CRISPR-associated endonuclease Cas2, with product MLILVSYDVSTLEAAGRKRLRRVAKVCQNYGQRVQKSVFECKVDAMTLEILQDALLKEISLTEDNLRIYRLTEPLTKNVKEFGKFRATDFDAPLIL from the coding sequence ATGTTGATTTTGGTGAGTTATGATGTTTCGACGTTGGAGGCGGCGGGGCGGAAGCGGTTGCGGCGGGTGGCGAAGGTTTGCCAGAATTATGGGCAGCGGGTGCAGAAGTCGGTGTTTGAGTGCAAGGTGGATGCGATGACGCTGGAAATTTTGCAGGATGCGTTGCTGAAGGAGATCAGTTTGACGGAGGATAATTTGCGAATTTACCGTTTGACTGAGCCGCTGACCAAGAACGTGAAGGAGTTTGGAAAGTTTCGGGCGACGGACTTTGATGCGCCGTTGATTTTGTGA
- the cas4 gene encoding CRISPR-associated protein Cas4, with protein MTELLPIMLSALQHYSYCPRQCALIHQEQTFDDNVHTVRGNLAHERVDSGESGTEYGVRVERSLPLYSERYGLTGRADAVEFLEDGTPYPIEYKQGSRQKKMHDDVQLVGQALCLEEMTGKAVPEGAVFHHKSRRRRAVPITPELREVTIGLIAQVRALLESGQMPPPVDERALCKECSLQASCQPDLVGSRSRIHRLQQSLFDVDDEGDV; from the coding sequence ATGACTGAACTCCTCCCCATCATGCTTTCGGCTCTGCAACATTACAGCTATTGCCCACGTCAGTGTGCGCTGATCCATCAGGAACAGACATTTGATGACAATGTGCATACGGTGCGTGGCAATTTGGCGCATGAGCGCGTGGATAGCGGTGAAAGTGGCACGGAATACGGGGTGCGAGTGGAACGTTCCTTGCCGTTGTACAGTGAACGTTATGGGCTGACGGGGCGGGCGGATGCGGTGGAGTTTTTGGAGGATGGCACGCCCTACCCTATCGAATACAAGCAGGGGTCGCGCCAGAAAAAGATGCATGACGATGTGCAGTTGGTGGGTCAGGCGTTGTGTTTGGAGGAAATGACGGGCAAAGCTGTGCCAGAAGGTGCCGTTTTTCATCATAAAAGCCGTCGCCGCCGCGCTGTGCCGATTACGCCGGAATTGCGTGAAGTTACCATCGGTTTGATTGCGCAGGTGCGGGCGTTGTTGGAGTCGGGGCAGATGCCGCCGCCAGTGGATGAGCGTGCTTTGTGTAAGGAATGTTCGTTGCAGGCGAGTTGCCAGCCGGATTTGGTGGGTAGCCGCAGCCGTATCCACCGTTTGCAGCAGTCGCTATTTGATGTGGATGATGAGGGGGACGTGTGA
- the cas7c gene encoding type I-C CRISPR-associated protein Cas7/Csd2, producing the protein MSLQNRYDFVLLFDVKDGNPNGDPDAGNLPRVDAETGQGLVTDVSLKRKVRNFIGLLKEEQPPYEIYVKEKAILNKQHERAYQAIPGGAELLAGDDKKRKGGDKVEEARQWMCHNFFDVRTFGAVMSTGVNCGQVRGPVQITFARSVDPVIASEHSITRMAVATEKEAEKQDGDNRTMGRKFTVPYGLYVAHGFVSAHLADQTGFSEGDLELLWQALGNMFEHDRSAARGEMATRGLYVFKHEGKLGNAPAYNLFERINAELKDKNAVPRQFSDYVVTVDTENLPNGVELLKLVG; encoded by the coding sequence ATGAGCCTGCAAAATCGTTATGACTTCGTACTGCTGTTTGATGTGAAAGACGGCAACCCTAATGGCGACCCGGATGCAGGCAATTTGCCGCGTGTCGATGCGGAAACCGGGCAAGGCTTGGTGACTGATGTCAGCCTGAAACGCAAAGTCCGTAATTTCATTGGGTTGCTGAAAGAAGAACAGCCCCCGTATGAAATCTACGTCAAGGAAAAAGCCATTCTGAATAAGCAGCACGAACGCGCTTACCAAGCCATTCCCGGCGGTGCGGAACTGTTGGCGGGCGATGACAAGAAACGTAAAGGCGGCGACAAGGTGGAAGAAGCGCGGCAGTGGATGTGCCATAACTTCTTTGACGTGCGGACTTTTGGTGCAGTGATGTCTACAGGCGTGAACTGTGGTCAAGTTCGCGGGCCGGTACAAATCACCTTTGCCCGTTCGGTTGATCCGGTCATTGCCAGCGAGCATTCGATTACCCGCATGGCAGTAGCGACGGAGAAAGAAGCGGAAAAGCAGGATGGTGACAACCGCACAATGGGGCGCAAATTCACCGTGCCTTATGGTTTGTACGTTGCGCATGGTTTTGTTTCCGCGCATTTGGCTGACCAAACAGGTTTTTCAGAGGGCGATTTAGAACTGTTGTGGCAAGCACTCGGCAATATGTTTGAGCATGACCGTTCCGCCGCGCGTGGTGAAATGGCTACCCGTGGTTTGTATGTGTTTAAACATGAAGGCAAGTTGGGCAATGCGCCCGCCTATAACTTGTTCGAGCGTATCAATGCGGAGTTGAAGGACAAGAATGCAGTACCGCGTCAGTTCAGTGATTATGTCGTAACGGTAGACACAGAAAATTTACCAAACGGTGTGGAACTGTTGAAATTGGTAGGTTAA
- a CDS encoding type II toxin-antitoxin system MqsA family antitoxin, which translates to MHCNICKMGETAEGRVTVTLQRGDLSVLIKNVPAQICENCGEYYLSDEITDQVLKQAELSAARNAEVEILRFAA; encoded by the coding sequence ATGCATTGCAATATTTGCAAAATGGGTGAAACCGCTGAAGGCAGGGTTACTGTGACCTTGCAACGCGGTGATTTGAGCGTGTTGATCAAGAACGTTCCCGCGCAAATCTGTGAAAACTGCGGTGAGTATTATTTGTCGGATGAGATTACCGATCAGGTATTGAAGCAGGCTGAATTGTCAGCAGCACGTAATGCCGAGGTAGAAATCTTGCGGTTTGCTGCATGA
- the cas1c gene encoding type I-C CRISPR-associated endonuclease Cas1c — MKQLLNTLYVSTDGAYLRLEGETLVLSVEKVKKHQVPLHHLGAIVCLGRVAISPALMARSMEDGRSIVWLSEHGRFQARVEGPVNGNILLRQAQFRAADKMDVALEISKAFIAGKLRNSRNVLLRSARDSKDEEAKTQLVRAAKSLAINLRNLAHAESAASVLGLEGDAARVYFEQFNTMIKPQMREEFEYKGRSRRPPKDTVNALISFLYALLLNDCRSALETVGLDPQLGFFHVVRPGRPALALDLLEEFRAVLGDRLALTLINRGQLRLKDFDFRPGGAVMLNDSGRKTVIMAYQERKKETLQHPVLESPVEIGLLPLLQARMLARYLRGDVEAYVPFLNK, encoded by the coding sequence GTGAAGCAATTGCTCAATACCTTGTACGTGTCGACTGACGGGGCGTATCTGCGGTTGGAGGGGGAAACGTTGGTGCTGTCGGTGGAAAAGGTGAAAAAGCATCAAGTGCCGCTGCATCATTTGGGCGCGATTGTGTGCTTGGGGCGGGTAGCGATTAGCCCAGCGTTGATGGCGCGAAGTATGGAGGATGGGCGCAGCATCGTGTGGTTGAGTGAACACGGGCGCTTTCAGGCACGGGTGGAAGGCCCGGTGAATGGCAATATTTTGTTGCGGCAGGCGCAGTTTCGGGCGGCGGATAAAATGGACGTTGCGCTGGAGATCAGCAAGGCGTTTATTGCGGGTAAGTTGCGCAATAGCCGTAATGTGTTGTTGCGCAGTGCGCGTGATAGCAAGGATGAAGAGGCGAAAACGCAATTGGTGCGGGCGGCGAAATCGCTGGCGATTAATTTGCGCAATTTGGCTCATGCGGAATCCGCAGCGTCGGTGTTGGGTTTGGAAGGCGATGCGGCGCGGGTGTATTTCGAGCAGTTTAATACGATGATCAAGCCGCAGATGCGTGAGGAGTTTGAGTATAAGGGGCGCAGTCGCCGTCCGCCGAAGGATACGGTGAATGCGTTGATTTCGTTTTTGTATGCGTTGTTGCTGAATGATTGCCGCAGCGCGTTGGAGACGGTGGGGCTTGATCCGCAGTTGGGGTTTTTCCATGTGGTGCGCCCCGGTCGCCCTGCGTTGGCGTTAGATTTGTTGGAGGAGTTTCGGGCGGTGCTGGGTGATCGGTTGGCATTGACGCTGATTAATCGCGGGCAGTTGCGTTTGAAGGATTTTGATTTTCGTCCCGGTGGAGCGGTGATGCTGAATGATAGTGGGCGTAAGACGGTGATTATGGCGTATCAGGAGCGTAAGAAAGAGACTTTGCAGCATCCGGTGTTGGAGTCGCCAGTAGAGATTGGTTTGTTGCCGTTGCTTCAGGCGCGAATGTTGGCGCGGTATTTGCGCGGGGATGTAGAGGCATACGTCCCGTTCCTTAACAAATGA
- a CDS encoding nucleotidyltransferase, giving the protein MFHRDFKEFIELLNNHGVEYLLVGGYALGIHGYPRYTGDMDIWVKPEQVNAEKVMAVLEAFGFGELDLSTDDFTKLGNVIQLGYPPLRIDLLTQPDGVDFPSSYSHRLDVEYGGLTVHVISLEDFKKNKAASGRPKDLEDLRNLT; this is encoded by the coding sequence ATGTTCCACCGCGACTTCAAAGAGTTTATCGAGTTACTGAACAATCACGGGGTTGAATACCTGTTGGTTGGCGGCTACGCGCTCGGTATTCACGGCTATCCGCGCTATACCGGCGATATGGATATTTGGGTCAAGCCTGAACAGGTCAACGCCGAAAAAGTCATGGCAGTGCTGGAGGCGTTTGGCTTTGGCGAACTTGATTTGAGTACCGATGATTTCACCAAACTGGGTAATGTGATTCAGCTTGGCTACCCACCCTTGCGCATTGATTTGCTTACCCAACCAGATGGCGTGGATTTCCCCAGCAGCTACTCCCATCGTTTGGATGTGGAGTATGGGGGCTTGACTGTTCACGTCATCAGTCTTGAGGATTTCAAGAAGAATAAGGCAGCAAGTGGCAGACCGAAAGACCTTGAGGATTTGCGTAATCTGACGTGA
- the cas8c gene encoding type I-C CRISPR-associated protein Cas8c/Csd1: MILQALYDYYQRKSANADSALAPAGFEYKEIPFILEITADGKLAQIADTRTGDGKKKRAKSERVPQGVKKTSGVAANLLWDNAEYVLGIDTKGKPERVKEQQAAFAERIRQLAIAEQDEGIAAVLAFLENLGTETLQQQPQWEEIAATNPNLTFRLQGQLHLVCQSRKVQAALMSAGGDDNAKATCLLTGEQAEIERLHPSIKGVWGAQSSGANIISFNLDAFTSYGKSQSFNAPVSKEAAFAYTTALNHLLSKDSAQRMQVGDASTVFWAEKEHPLVDDFTALWGAADNNKDDPDRNTNAVKALYKAVQEYGRNPALDEETRFFILGLAPNAARISIRFWHVGTVREVSQRIVDHFEYLRIDRSERDVEFLPLWLLLRSTALLGKTENVPPNLAGDVIRCILEGLPYPQTLLASAVRRIRAEQEITYPRAALIKAYLNRLNPTENLAVSLDLENSNTGYRLGRLFAVLEKIQEEAQPGINATIRDRYYGAASATPVTVFSTLLKLKNHHLSKLDNKGRVSNFEKLLGEIMGGIVDFPAHLPLADQGRFAIGYYHQRQDFFKKREIKDSNQGDSE; this comes from the coding sequence TGATGGAAAACTGGCACAGATTGCAGATACCCGCACGGGTGATGGCAAAAAGAAGCGGGCAAAATCAGAACGTGTGCCGCAAGGTGTGAAGAAAACCTCCGGTGTTGCTGCCAACCTGCTATGGGATAACGCCGAATACGTGTTGGGTATTGATACCAAAGGCAAGCCAGAGCGGGTAAAGGAACAGCAAGCCGCTTTTGCCGAACGTATCCGCCAATTGGCTATTGCAGAACAGGATGAGGGCATCGCGGCGGTACTGGCTTTTCTGGAAAATCTGGGTACCGAAACCTTGCAGCAACAACCGCAATGGGAAGAAATTGCTGCCACCAATCCTAACCTGACTTTTCGTTTGCAAGGGCAACTGCATTTGGTTTGCCAAAGCCGCAAAGTTCAAGCGGCATTGATGAGTGCAGGCGGTGACGATAACGCTAAAGCCACTTGTCTGTTAACAGGTGAACAAGCCGAGATTGAACGCCTGCATCCCTCCATCAAGGGTGTCTGGGGAGCGCAAAGTTCTGGGGCGAACATCATTTCCTTTAACCTTGATGCGTTCACTTCTTACGGTAAGAGTCAGAGTTTTAATGCGCCTGTCAGTAAAGAAGCGGCGTTTGCCTATACCACAGCGTTGAATCACTTGCTGAGCAAGGATTCTGCGCAACGGATGCAGGTGGGCGATGCGTCCACGGTTTTCTGGGCAGAGAAAGAACATCCGCTGGTGGATGATTTCACCGCGCTGTGGGGGGCAGCGGATAACAATAAAGATGATCCCGACCGCAACACCAACGCGGTGAAAGCCTTGTACAAAGCCGTGCAGGAATACGGGCGCAACCCTGCATTGGACGAAGAAACCCGATTTTTTATTCTGGGGCTTGCACCCAATGCAGCGCGTATCAGCATCCGCTTCTGGCATGTGGGAACAGTACGGGAAGTCAGTCAGCGCATCGTCGATCATTTTGAGTATTTGCGGATTGACCGCAGTGAACGCGATGTGGAATTTCTGCCGCTGTGGTTGTTGTTACGCTCAACCGCGTTGCTGGGTAAAACGGAAAACGTTCCGCCAAATCTGGCAGGCGATGTGATCCGCTGCATTCTGGAAGGCTTGCCTTACCCACAAACATTATTGGCTTCGGCTGTACGGCGTATCCGTGCAGAACAGGAAATCACTTACCCACGGGCGGCTTTGATCAAAGCCTATTTGAACCGACTTAATCCAACGGAGAATCTTGCCGTGTCACTTGATCTTGAAAATTCAAATACCGGCTACCGTTTAGGTCGCCTGTTTGCGGTGCTGGAAAAAATACAGGAAGAAGCCCAACCGGGTATTAATGCCACCATCCGTGACCGTTATTACGGGGCTGCTTCTGCCACACCTGTCACTGTGTTTTCCACGCTGTTGAAATTGAAAAACCATCATTTGAGCAAGCTGGATAACAAGGGGCGAGTCAGCAATTTTGAAAAGCTGTTGGGCGAGATTATGGGCGGCATTGTCGATTTCCCTGCCCATTTGCCATTGGCTGATCAAGGGCGTTTTGCGATTGGTTACTACCACCAGCGCCAAGATTTTTTCAAGAAACGTGAAATCAAAGATTCCAACCAAGGAGACTCCGAATGA